From one Dermacentor andersoni chromosome 1, qqDerAnde1_hic_scaffold, whole genome shotgun sequence genomic stretch:
- the LOC126547149 gene encoding uncharacterized protein: MRFGFLRMQTTWPFFFCTDKESVKTAVAITEEFCAASGASVNFEKSSGFWFGLWATMPSHYAGIQWKDDLRYLGVPLSQYRNSNAHWSGKVGKIQRKVNSWRGRNLSMFFRAEVCNVFLASRLMYVLQVLPCSRLRLQALHRVFATFIWSSSCESMRRDNLFLPLERGGLGLVHLFIRQIVSRLFFFRDNDHPFLREMLQLCLVHYIPNIVVSSSAKDVPQAPWGFLKEVVDTFLFLKVRFSLEYVFTASRKAISAALVDSIFPDPLYRAPYLSRPYQDVLKRVRKMCVPPGVKTFFFKLHSETLPVKTWLNSRGCFVPWSTNCRLCPRAETIDHCFIDCRDAVFFWDILQRTLKKDIDMTPYTIRFLPFKVTGGPPYDMFIVLGLHSLWRSRLCDRHAESPRSTKSFFRESAAHVRSVYAAQEPPPDWMHLLDACVCLPEC; encoded by the coding sequence atgaggttcgggttcttgcgtatgcagacgacgtggcctttttttttttgtacagataAAGAGAGTGTGAAGACTGCTgttgcaattacagaagaattttgtgcgGCTTCGGGTGCAAGCGTTAATTTTGAAAAAAGTTCGggtttttggtttggattatgggccacaatgccatcacattacgcaggcaTTCAATGGAAAGACGATCTGCGCtatttaggtgtgcctctctcacagtatagaaatagcaatGCTCATTGGTCGGGAaaagttggcaaaattcaacgtaaagtgaattcatggcgagggcggaatttgtcaatgttctttcgtgctgaagtgtgtaacgttttcttagcttcccgtcttatgtatgtgctgcaagtactgccctgctcacgacttcgccttcaggcactgcatcgcgtatttgcaacatttatttggagttcCAGTTGTGAATCGATGCGGCGAGACAATCTGTTCCTCCCTCTTGAACGTGGCGGTCTAGGATTAGTCCACCTCTTCATCAGGCAAATTGTTtcacgcctgtttttctttcgagacaatGACCATCCattcttgcgtgaaatgttgcaactctGTTTAGTTCATTATATTCCtaatatagtagtgtcatcaagtgccaaagatgtcccacaggctccttggggctttcttaaggaggttgttgacacatttcttttcttgaaggttagattcagcctggagtacgtgttcactgcgagtcgaaaagcaatttctgcggcactggtggactctattttcccagatcctttgtatcgtgcaccttatttaagccgaccttatcaggatgtacttaagcgcgtccgaaaaatgtgtgtacctcctggagtaaaaacatttttctttaaattacattcggaaacactccctgttaaaacttggttgaattcgaggggttgctttgtgccgtggtcaacaaactgtcggctctgtccacgcgccgaaaccatagatcactgcttcatagactgtagggacgctgtattcttttgggacattctccaacgaaCGCTTAAAAAGGACATCGACATGACTCCATAtacaattaggtttctaccgtttaaggttacgggtggtcctccctatgacatgttcatagtacttggtttacatagcctatggagaagtagactgtgtgaccgccatgccgaaagcccgcgatctacaaagtccttctttcgcgaaagtgctgctcaTGTAAGAAGTGTCTACGCTGcacaggaacctccgccagactggatgcacttgttggatgcatgtgtctGTTTGCCTGAGTGTTAA